A stretch of Macadamia integrifolia cultivar HAES 741 chromosome 7, SCU_Mint_v3, whole genome shotgun sequence DNA encodes these proteins:
- the LOC122083876 gene encoding WEB family protein At1g75720-like, with protein MEPLSPCEKTITTYHSTVETSRPFRSVKEAVALFGERFLAGNIYSQKVNYPSPRKELIQEPVLLNPKEVEGDEHVLANALKKLEAELEETKQELKLLKERESETEIVLASLNAELHKNMSKMAQAEAMAAAKAVTTKAKVVRENREDEIIEEDEEWKKDPIVRTESSLSLAKILDLGEKGHGYYYGITKKKKKMMKKKPIIPLVGDFLFSRKKGSSSTFHNPLYSSSTL; from the coding sequence ATGGAACCTCTATCCCCTTGTGAGAAGACAATCACTACCTATCATTCCACTGTCGAAACTTCTCGCCCTTTCCGGTCAGTCAAAGAGGCCGTCGCGTTATTCGGTGAGAGGTTTCTAGCCGGCAACATCTACTCTCAAAAGGTTAATTACCCCAGCCCCAGAAAGGAATTGATCCAAGAACCAGTCCTATTGAATCCCAAAGAAGTTGAAGGTGATGAACATGTACTGGCAAATGCATTGAAGAAGCTAGAAGCTGAACTGGAGGAGACCAAGCAAGAGTTGAAGCTATTGAAGGAGAGGGAATCAGAGACAGAGATAGTATTGGCTTCACTAAATGCTGAGCTTCACAAGAACATGTCTAAGATGGCCCAAGCAGAAGCAATGGCAGCTGCAAAGGCGGTTACTACAAAAGCTAAAGTTGTTAGGGAGAACAGGGAAGATGAAATCATTGAGGAAGATGAGGAGTGGAAAAAGGACCCAATAGTTAGGACAGAGAGCTCTCTATCTCTAGCTAAAATACTTGATCTTGGGGAGAAAGGTCATGGTTATTACTATGGaatcacaaagaagaaaaagaaaatgatgaaaaagaagCCTATAATTCCTCTTGTGGGCGACTTTCTGTTCTCAAGGAAGAAAGGGTCTTCCTCCACCTTCCATAACCCACTCTATTCGTCCTCCACTCTataa